The proteins below come from a single Nostoc sp. KVJ3 genomic window:
- the rpmA gene encoding 50S ribosomal protein L27 has product MAHKKGTGSTRNGRDSNAQRLGVKRYGGQVVRAGNILVRQRGTKFHPGNNVGIGSDDTLFALIDGVVMFERKGKTRKKVSVYLPITAVEAAPAEAVAS; this is encoded by the coding sequence ATGGCTCATAAGAAAGGAACAGGTAGTACACGTAACGGTCGTGATTCTAACGCCCAACGTCTGGGTGTCAAGCGCTATGGCGGTCAAGTTGTGCGTGCAGGAAACATTCTCGTGCGTCAGCGCGGTACTAAATTCCACCCTGGTAATAACGTCGGTATTGGTAGCGATGATACTCTGTTTGCCTTAATCGACGGTGTTGTAATGTTTGAAAGAAAAGGCAAAACTCGTAAAAAAGTTAGTGTTTATCTACCTATAACTGCTGTTGAAGCAGCCCCTGCTGAAGCGGTAGCAAGTTAG